From the genome of Cynocephalus volans isolate mCynVol1 chromosome 14, mCynVol1.pri, whole genome shotgun sequence, one region includes:
- the SLC5A6 gene encoding sodium-dependent multivitamin transporter isoform X1, with amino-acid sequence MSVGVSTSAPLPPTSDTSMVTSTFSLVDYVVFILLLVFSLAIGLYHACRGWGRHTAGELLMADRKMGSLPVALSLMATFQSAVAILGVPSEIYRFGTQYWFLGCSYVLGLLIPAHIFIPVFYRLHLTSAYEYLELRFNKAVRICGTVTFIFQMVIYMGVVLYAPSLALNAVTGFDLWLSVLALGLVCAIYTALGGLKAVIWTDVFQSLVMFLGQLTVIIVGSAKVGGLGHVWDVASQHGRISGIELDPDPFVRHTFWTLAFGGIFLMLSLYGVNQAQVQRYLSSRTERAAVLSCYTVFPLQQLVLCMGSLIGLVMFAYYQEHPMSPQQSQAAPDQFVLYFVVDLLKGLPGLPGLFVACLFSGSLSTISSAFNSLATVTMEDLIRPWFPEFSEAWATMLSRSLAFGYGLLCLGMAYISSHMGPVLQAALSIFGMVGGPLLGLFCLGMFFPCANPPGAIVGLLAGLIMAFWIGIGSIVASMGSSMVASSSNGSSFSLPSNMTTATVTTLMLSTTLSRPTGLQRFYSLSYMWYSAHNSTTVIVVGLTVSLLTGGMRGRPLDPRTIYPVMPKLLALLPLSFQKRLSCRSCSQLHCLSCACSPGPAPGHQPVSREDAEWSPEGQQRGGDGQGQFSLSGEQTHFCPPGDLPVMWTQDPGLCLHSGRQQPEATL; translated from the exons ATGAGTGTAGGGGTTAGCACCTcagctccccttcccccaacctcGGACACAAGCATGGTCACATCCACCTTCTCCCTCGTGGACTATGTGGTGTTCATCCTGCTGCTGGTTTTCTCCCTTGCCATCGGGCTCTACCATGCTTGTCGTGGCTGGGGCCGGCATACTGCTGGCGAGCTGCTGATGGCAGACCGCAAAATGGGCAGCCTTCCCGTGGCGCTGTCCCTGATGGCCACCTTCCAGTCAGCTGTGGCTATCCTGGGTGTGCCATCTGAGATCTATCGATTCGGGACCCAGTATTGGTTCCTGGGCTGCTCCTATGTCCTGGGGCTGCTGATCCCTGCACATATCTTCATCCCTGTCTTCTACCGCCTGCATCTCACCAGTGCCTATGAG TACCTGGAGCTCCGATTCAACAAAGCTGTGCGGATTTGTGGAACTGTGACTTTCATCTTTCAGATG GTGATCTACATGGGGGTTGTACTCTATGCTCCATCGTTGGCCCTCAATGCAG TGACTGGCTTTGATCTGTGGCTGTCAGTGCTGGCCCTAGGCCTTGTCTGTGCTATCTATACTGCTTTG GGTGGGCTGAAGGCTGTCATCTGGACAGATGTGTTCCAGTCACTGGTCATGTTCCTTGGGCAGCTGACAGTTATCATCGTGGGGTCGGCCAAGGTGGGCGGCTTGGGGCATGTGTGGGATGTGGCTTCCCAGCATGGTCGCATCTCTGGGATCGA GCTGGATCCTGATCCCTTTGTGCGGCACACCTTCTGGACCTTGGCTTTTGGGGGCATCTTCTTGATGCTCTCCTTGTATGGGGTGAACCAGGCTCAGGTGCAGCGTTACCTCAGTTCCCGCACCGAGAGGGCTGCTGTGCT TTCCTGCTACACAGTGTTCCCCTTGCAGCAGTTGGTCCTCTGCATGGGCTCCCTTATTGGCCTGGTCATGTTTGCCTATTACCAGGAACATCCCATGAGCCCCCAGCAATCTCAGGCAGCTCCTGACCAG TTCGTTCTGTACTTTGTGGTGGATCTCCTGAaaggcctgccaggcctgcctgGGCTCTTTGTTGCCTGCCTCTTCAGTGGCTCCCTCAG CACCATATCCTCTGCTTTTAACTCACTGGCAACTGTTACAATGGAAGACCTGATTCGACCGTGGTTCCCTGAGTTTTCTGAAGCCTGGGCCACCATGCTTTCCAGAAGCCTTG CCTTTGGCTATGGGCTGCTTTGTCTGGGAATGGCCTATATTTCCTCCCACATGGGACCTGTGCTGCAG GCTGCACTCAGCATCTTTGGCATGGTCGGGGGACCGCTGCTTGGACTTTTCTGCCTTGGGATGTTTTTCCCTTGTGCCAACCCACCT GGTGCCATCGTGGGCCTGTTGGCGGGACTCATCATGGCCTTCTGGATTGGCATTGGGAGCATAGTGGCCAGCATGGGCTCCAGCATGGTGGCCTCTTCCAGTAATGGGTCCAGCTTCTCCCTGCCTAGCAATATGACCACTGCCACTGTGACGACACTAATGCTCTCGACCACCCTCTCTCG GCCAACAGGGCTACAACGGTTCTATTCCCTGTCCTATATGTGGTACAGCGCTCACAACTCTACCACGGTCATTGTGGTGGGCCTGACTGTCAGTCTCCTCACTG GGGGAATGCGGGGCCGGCCGCTGGACCCTCGGACCATTTACCCAGTGATGCCAAAACTCCTTGCTCTCCTGCCCTTGTCCTTTCAGAAGAGGCTTTCCTGTAGAAGTTGCAGCCAG CTCCACTGCCTTTCCTGTGCGTGTTCCCCAGGACCTGCCCCTGGACACCAACCAGTTTCCAGAGAAGATGCTGAATGGAGTCCTGAGGGACAGCAGAGAGGAGGCGATGGCCAAGGACAGTTCAGCCTATCAGGGGAGCAGACCCACTTTTGTCCTCCAGGAGACCTCCCTGTGATGTGGACACAGGACCCTGGCCTCTGTCTTCACTCTGGCAGGCAGCAGCCAGAGGCCACCCTGTAG
- the SLC5A6 gene encoding sodium-dependent multivitamin transporter isoform X2 yields the protein MSVGVSTSAPLPPTSDTSMVTSTFSLVDYVVFILLLVFSLAIGLYHACRGWGRHTAGELLMADRKMGSLPVALSLMATFQSAVAILGVPSEIYRFGTQYWFLGCSYVLGLLIPAHIFIPVFYRLHLTSAYEYLELRFNKAVRICGTVTFIFQMVIYMGVVLYAPSLALNAVTGFDLWLSVLALGLVCAIYTALGGLKAVIWTDVFQSLVMFLGQLTVIIVGSAKVGGLGHVWDVASQHGRISGIELDPDPFVRHTFWTLAFGGIFLMLSLYGVNQAQVQRYLSSRTERAAVLSCYTVFPLQQLVLCMGSLIGLVMFAYYQEHPMSPQQSQAAPDQFVLYFVVDLLKGLPGLPGLFVACLFSGSLSTISSAFNSLATVTMEDLIRPWFPEFSEAWATMLSRSLAFGYGLLCLGMAYISSHMGPVLQAALSIFGMVGGPLLGLFCLGMFFPCANPPGAIVGLLAGLIMAFWIGIGSIVASMGSSMVASSSNGSSFSLPSNMTTATVTTLMLSTTLSRPTGLQRFYSLSYMWYSAHNSTTVIVVGLTVSLLTGGMRGRPLDPRTIYPVMPKLLALLPLSFQKRLSCRSCSQDLPLDTNQFPEKMLNGVLRDSREEAMAKDSSAYQGSRPTFVLQETSL from the exons ATGAGTGTAGGGGTTAGCACCTcagctccccttcccccaacctcGGACACAAGCATGGTCACATCCACCTTCTCCCTCGTGGACTATGTGGTGTTCATCCTGCTGCTGGTTTTCTCCCTTGCCATCGGGCTCTACCATGCTTGTCGTGGCTGGGGCCGGCATACTGCTGGCGAGCTGCTGATGGCAGACCGCAAAATGGGCAGCCTTCCCGTGGCGCTGTCCCTGATGGCCACCTTCCAGTCAGCTGTGGCTATCCTGGGTGTGCCATCTGAGATCTATCGATTCGGGACCCAGTATTGGTTCCTGGGCTGCTCCTATGTCCTGGGGCTGCTGATCCCTGCACATATCTTCATCCCTGTCTTCTACCGCCTGCATCTCACCAGTGCCTATGAG TACCTGGAGCTCCGATTCAACAAAGCTGTGCGGATTTGTGGAACTGTGACTTTCATCTTTCAGATG GTGATCTACATGGGGGTTGTACTCTATGCTCCATCGTTGGCCCTCAATGCAG TGACTGGCTTTGATCTGTGGCTGTCAGTGCTGGCCCTAGGCCTTGTCTGTGCTATCTATACTGCTTTG GGTGGGCTGAAGGCTGTCATCTGGACAGATGTGTTCCAGTCACTGGTCATGTTCCTTGGGCAGCTGACAGTTATCATCGTGGGGTCGGCCAAGGTGGGCGGCTTGGGGCATGTGTGGGATGTGGCTTCCCAGCATGGTCGCATCTCTGGGATCGA GCTGGATCCTGATCCCTTTGTGCGGCACACCTTCTGGACCTTGGCTTTTGGGGGCATCTTCTTGATGCTCTCCTTGTATGGGGTGAACCAGGCTCAGGTGCAGCGTTACCTCAGTTCCCGCACCGAGAGGGCTGCTGTGCT TTCCTGCTACACAGTGTTCCCCTTGCAGCAGTTGGTCCTCTGCATGGGCTCCCTTATTGGCCTGGTCATGTTTGCCTATTACCAGGAACATCCCATGAGCCCCCAGCAATCTCAGGCAGCTCCTGACCAG TTCGTTCTGTACTTTGTGGTGGATCTCCTGAaaggcctgccaggcctgcctgGGCTCTTTGTTGCCTGCCTCTTCAGTGGCTCCCTCAG CACCATATCCTCTGCTTTTAACTCACTGGCAACTGTTACAATGGAAGACCTGATTCGACCGTGGTTCCCTGAGTTTTCTGAAGCCTGGGCCACCATGCTTTCCAGAAGCCTTG CCTTTGGCTATGGGCTGCTTTGTCTGGGAATGGCCTATATTTCCTCCCACATGGGACCTGTGCTGCAG GCTGCACTCAGCATCTTTGGCATGGTCGGGGGACCGCTGCTTGGACTTTTCTGCCTTGGGATGTTTTTCCCTTGTGCCAACCCACCT GGTGCCATCGTGGGCCTGTTGGCGGGACTCATCATGGCCTTCTGGATTGGCATTGGGAGCATAGTGGCCAGCATGGGCTCCAGCATGGTGGCCTCTTCCAGTAATGGGTCCAGCTTCTCCCTGCCTAGCAATATGACCACTGCCACTGTGACGACACTAATGCTCTCGACCACCCTCTCTCG GCCAACAGGGCTACAACGGTTCTATTCCCTGTCCTATATGTGGTACAGCGCTCACAACTCTACCACGGTCATTGTGGTGGGCCTGACTGTCAGTCTCCTCACTG GGGGAATGCGGGGCCGGCCGCTGGACCCTCGGACCATTTACCCAGTGATGCCAAAACTCCTTGCTCTCCTGCCCTTGTCCTTTCAGAAGAGGCTTTCCTGTAGAAGTTGCAGCCAG GACCTGCCCCTGGACACCAACCAGTTTCCAGAGAAGATGCTGAATGGAGTCCTGAGGGACAGCAGAGAGGAGGCGATGGCCAAGGACAGTTCAGCCTATCAGGGGAGCAGACCCACTTTTGTCCTCCAGGAGACCTCCCTGTGA
- the SLC5A6 gene encoding sodium-dependent multivitamin transporter isoform X3, whose protein sequence is MSVGVSTSAPLPPTSDTSMVTSTFSLVDYVVFILLLVFSLAIGLYHACRGWGRHTAGELLMADRKMGSLPVALSLMATFQSAVAILGVPSEIYRFGTQYWFLGCSYVLGLLIPAHIFIPVFYRLHLTSAYEYLELRFNKAVRICGTVTFIFQMVIYMGVVLYAPSLALNAVTGFDLWLSVLALGLVCAIYTALGGLKAVIWTDVFQSLVMFLGQLTVIIVGSAKVGGLGHVWDVASQHGRISGIELDPDPFVRHTFWTLAFGGIFLMLSLYGVNQAQVQRYLSSRTERAAVLSCYTVFPLQQLVLCMGSLIGLVMFAYYQEHPMSPQQSQAAPDQFVLYFVVDLLKGLPGLPGLFVACLFSGSLSTISSAFNSLATVTMEDLIRPWFPEFSEAWATMLSRSLAFGYGLLCLGMAYISSHMGPVLQAALSIFGMVGGPLLGLFCLGMFFPCANPPGAIVGLLAGLIMAFWIGIGSIVASMGSSMVASSSNGSSFSLPSNMTTATVTTLMLSTTLSRGNAGPAAGPSDHLPSDAKTPCSPALVLSEEAFL, encoded by the exons ATGAGTGTAGGGGTTAGCACCTcagctccccttcccccaacctcGGACACAAGCATGGTCACATCCACCTTCTCCCTCGTGGACTATGTGGTGTTCATCCTGCTGCTGGTTTTCTCCCTTGCCATCGGGCTCTACCATGCTTGTCGTGGCTGGGGCCGGCATACTGCTGGCGAGCTGCTGATGGCAGACCGCAAAATGGGCAGCCTTCCCGTGGCGCTGTCCCTGATGGCCACCTTCCAGTCAGCTGTGGCTATCCTGGGTGTGCCATCTGAGATCTATCGATTCGGGACCCAGTATTGGTTCCTGGGCTGCTCCTATGTCCTGGGGCTGCTGATCCCTGCACATATCTTCATCCCTGTCTTCTACCGCCTGCATCTCACCAGTGCCTATGAG TACCTGGAGCTCCGATTCAACAAAGCTGTGCGGATTTGTGGAACTGTGACTTTCATCTTTCAGATG GTGATCTACATGGGGGTTGTACTCTATGCTCCATCGTTGGCCCTCAATGCAG TGACTGGCTTTGATCTGTGGCTGTCAGTGCTGGCCCTAGGCCTTGTCTGTGCTATCTATACTGCTTTG GGTGGGCTGAAGGCTGTCATCTGGACAGATGTGTTCCAGTCACTGGTCATGTTCCTTGGGCAGCTGACAGTTATCATCGTGGGGTCGGCCAAGGTGGGCGGCTTGGGGCATGTGTGGGATGTGGCTTCCCAGCATGGTCGCATCTCTGGGATCGA GCTGGATCCTGATCCCTTTGTGCGGCACACCTTCTGGACCTTGGCTTTTGGGGGCATCTTCTTGATGCTCTCCTTGTATGGGGTGAACCAGGCTCAGGTGCAGCGTTACCTCAGTTCCCGCACCGAGAGGGCTGCTGTGCT TTCCTGCTACACAGTGTTCCCCTTGCAGCAGTTGGTCCTCTGCATGGGCTCCCTTATTGGCCTGGTCATGTTTGCCTATTACCAGGAACATCCCATGAGCCCCCAGCAATCTCAGGCAGCTCCTGACCAG TTCGTTCTGTACTTTGTGGTGGATCTCCTGAaaggcctgccaggcctgcctgGGCTCTTTGTTGCCTGCCTCTTCAGTGGCTCCCTCAG CACCATATCCTCTGCTTTTAACTCACTGGCAACTGTTACAATGGAAGACCTGATTCGACCGTGGTTCCCTGAGTTTTCTGAAGCCTGGGCCACCATGCTTTCCAGAAGCCTTG CCTTTGGCTATGGGCTGCTTTGTCTGGGAATGGCCTATATTTCCTCCCACATGGGACCTGTGCTGCAG GCTGCACTCAGCATCTTTGGCATGGTCGGGGGACCGCTGCTTGGACTTTTCTGCCTTGGGATGTTTTTCCCTTGTGCCAACCCACCT GGTGCCATCGTGGGCCTGTTGGCGGGACTCATCATGGCCTTCTGGATTGGCATTGGGAGCATAGTGGCCAGCATGGGCTCCAGCATGGTGGCCTCTTCCAGTAATGGGTCCAGCTTCTCCCTGCCTAGCAATATGACCACTGCCACTGTGACGACACTAATGCTCTCGACCACCCTCTCTCG GGGGAATGCGGGGCCGGCCGCTGGACCCTCGGACCATTTACCCAGTGATGCCAAAACTCCTTGCTCTCCTGCCCTTGTCCTTTCAGAAGAGGCTTTCCTGTAG